The following coding sequences are from one Candidatus Kinetoplastibacterium galatii TCC219 window:
- a CDS encoding uroporphyrinogen-III C-methyltransferase — MFLFFSIKRQVINYIEFEKLENISKINSLEEKIINHDNDLLYKVNKALNDIKHKQDYLFHLTNSSKDELVIREIDRLLFIANCQLSIGNNIEGAASTLESILLFINEVSPNNLLFNKLIEDIKIDLSALRKIHVVDFVDRINSLNRLLDLIKMGFPDKKFLPQSKHVDIIVETEKNNDGPPANSQYFWINKVFDDFSKITKSLITRFPNVLELSKVDDLPDISFKNINLLLIQQVSIAQFSLVMKQPFLLKSSINCIIETINMFFDVNSTNVVEALAIASDINSLNIEDKLPDISRSLNSIKKYVINN; from the coding sequence ATGTTTCTTTTCTTTTCTATTAAAAGGCAAGTAATAAATTATATTGAATTCGAAAAATTAGAGAATATTAGTAAAATTAATTCATTGGAAGAAAAAATAATAAATCATGATAATGATTTATTATATAAGGTTAATAAGGCGCTTAATGATATAAAACATAAACAAGATTATTTGTTTCACTTAACTAATTCATCAAAAGATGAATTAGTTATAAGGGAGATAGACAGATTGTTGTTTATCGCAAATTGTCAGTTATCAATTGGTAATAATATTGAAGGAGCAGCGTCAACTCTGGAATCTATTTTATTATTCATAAATGAAGTATCTCCTAATAATTTATTATTTAATAAACTGATAGAAGATATTAAGATTGATTTATCTGCACTTCGTAAGATTCATGTTGTTGATTTTGTAGATAGAATTAATAGTCTCAATAGATTACTTGATTTGATAAAGATGGGCTTTCCTGATAAAAAATTTTTACCACAGAGTAAACATGTAGACATTATAGTTGAAACCGAAAAAAACAACGATGGGCCGCCAGCTAATTCTCAGTATTTTTGGATAAATAAAGTTTTTGATGATTTTTCTAAAATCACCAAATCTTTAATAACTAGATTCCCTAATGTTTTAGAGTTAAGTAAAGTTGATGATTTGCCAGACATTAGTTTTAAAAATATAAATCTATTGCTGATCCAGCAGGTATCTATAGCACAATTTTCTTTAGTTATGAAACAACCATTTCTATTAAAGTCCAGTATAAATTGTATTATAGAAACAATAAATATGTTTTTTGATGTTAATTCAACTAATGTGGTGGAAGCTTTAGCTATAGCCAGTGATATTAATTCTTTAAATATTGAGGATAAACTTCCTGATATATCTAGAAGCTTAAATAGCATAAAAAAATATGTTATCAATAATTAA
- a CDS encoding heme biosynthesis HemY N-terminal domain-containing protein, with product MRSWFYKLLMFCCVFLLCSSVFGQNDNYVIVVFNSWRLRLSLLSAFFIVIFLNLFLSYTLRLFHYFFNIWPRIISYRKKKLFESNKRSIEQGWMFFLENRFTEASEVFSKLIDSDIDKRSKIIVALSLAKTYFLLGKNDESIEMVRYAEVLSNSNSELLEDILTLKSSILIDMNLPEDAAECLLRLNGIIDIQYSIILQLSLKVEIMLGNHIKVIDTARLLLYDNGIDKDSLYDVINKSGAELLKDLIDKGLQWKQQWRNFSYNERLLPEIALVASRAFVSEGDYSESEKLLELILSKKLNNKLLYEYTKCELSRIPRRLSKIESWIEIYGNDPDLFNALGILCLHSQLWGQADYYFSKSLNIRDDSQIHLLFGIMYKCLDREEESIAQLFKSLNNTDSLFVPEIINNYRSSLNGLANDSNNKEEFEYSNKEINNNNKQVSDDQYFDSDPLPVLFFDDTDDEKINKGLK from the coding sequence ATGCGTTCCTGGTTTTATAAACTTCTTATGTTTTGCTGTGTTTTTTTGTTATGCTCATCTGTTTTTGGACAGAATGATAATTATGTTATTGTAGTATTTAATTCTTGGCGCCTACGTTTATCTCTACTATCTGCATTTTTTATAGTAATATTCCTGAATTTATTTTTATCTTATACATTAAGATTATTCCATTATTTTTTTAATATTTGGCCTAGGATTATTTCATATAGAAAAAAGAAATTATTTGAGTCTAATAAAAGAAGTATTGAGCAGGGATGGATGTTCTTTTTGGAGAATAGATTCACTGAGGCCTCAGAGGTCTTTTCAAAACTGATAGATTCCGATATTGATAAACGATCAAAAATTATTGTTGCGCTATCCTTAGCTAAAACATATTTTTTACTAGGCAAGAATGATGAATCCATTGAAATGGTAAGATATGCAGAGGTTTTGTCAAATAGCAATTCAGAACTTCTAGAGGATATACTAACATTAAAATCTTCTATTCTTATAGATATGAACCTGCCAGAAGATGCTGCTGAATGCTTATTAAGGCTTAACGGTATAATTGATATTCAGTATTCTATTATTCTGCAGTTATCTTTAAAAGTAGAAATTATGTTAGGAAATCATATTAAAGTAATTGATACCGCTCGACTATTGTTATACGACAATGGTATAGATAAGGATTCTTTGTATGATGTAATAAACAAGTCTGGAGCAGAACTTTTAAAAGATTTGATAGATAAAGGTTTACAATGGAAACAGCAATGGAGAAATTTTAGCTATAATGAACGCTTATTGCCTGAGATAGCCTTAGTTGCCTCTAGAGCCTTTGTTAGTGAGGGTGATTATTCAGAATCGGAAAAATTATTAGAACTAATCCTTTCCAAGAAGCTTAATAATAAACTCTTATATGAATATACAAAATGCGAATTATCTCGAATACCTAGACGTTTATCTAAAATTGAGTCCTGGATAGAGATTTATGGAAATGATCCGGATTTGTTCAATGCATTAGGTATTTTATGTTTACATTCACAGTTGTGGGGGCAAGCTGATTATTATTTCTCTAAAAGTTTGAATATAAGAGACGATTCCCAAATTCATTTGTTGTTCGGTATCATGTATAAATGCCTTGATAGAGAAGAAGAATCTATAGCTCAATTATTTAAGTCCTTAAATAACACTGATAGTTTATTTGTTCCAGAAATAATAAATAATTATAGGTCTTCACTGAATGGATTAGCTAATGACTCAAATAATAAGGAAGAGTTTGAGTATTCCAATAAGGAAATAAATAACAATAATAAACAAGTGTCAGATGATCAATATTTTGATAGTGATCCTTTGCCTGTGCTATTTTTTGATGATACAGATGATGAAAAAATAAATAAGGGCTTGAAGTAG
- the ppa gene encoding inorganic diphosphatase, translating into MSLSNVTPGNNIPEEFNVVIEISMNSMPVKYEVDKETGAIFVDRFILTSMSYPCNYGYIPKTLSKDGDPSDVLVITPFSVQTGSVIKCRAIGMLEMEDEAGIDAKILALPISKIYSTYSSISSYKDFPENEIRRIQHFFEHYKDLEKGKWVKIKGWKDSKSAHEEILNSIRYYKDQSNL; encoded by the coding sequence ATGAGCTTAAGTAATGTTACACCCGGTAATAATATTCCGGAAGAATTCAATGTGGTTATAGAGATATCAATGAATTCAATGCCAGTTAAATATGAAGTTGATAAGGAGACTGGCGCCATTTTTGTGGATCGTTTTATCCTTACATCAATGAGTTATCCGTGTAATTATGGATATATACCTAAAACTCTTTCTAAGGATGGTGATCCATCTGATGTGCTTGTAATTACACCATTTTCTGTGCAAACAGGGTCTGTTATTAAATGTCGCGCTATCGGGATGTTGGAAATGGAGGACGAGGCAGGCATTGATGCAAAAATATTAGCATTACCTATAAGCAAGATATATTCTACTTATAGTAGTATAAGTTCATACAAGGATTTTCCGGAAAATGAAATAAGACGTATACAACATTTTTTTGAGCATTACAAGGATCTAGAAAAAGGGAAATGGGTTAAAATAAAAGGATGGAAAGACAGTAAGAGTGCACACGAGGAGATTTTAAATAGTATTAGATATTATAAAGATCAAAGTAACTTATAA
- the dusA gene encoding tRNA dihydrouridine(20/20a) synthase DusA: MENINRDAWKFCVAPMLGVTNRHCRFLYRCLNPHIRLYTEMITTATLMRSKDIFSRHLVFDESQHPIALQLGGNDPVDLAKSALIGEKCGYDEININCGCPSNRVLNGSFGAHLMKDVNLVVDCLKAIMDSVSIPVSIKHRIGIDYADSYQFVRDFVGRIYDAGCNVFIVHARNAVLNGLSPKKNRDIPPLKYDYVYNLKKDFPDAVIVLNGGICNINSIIDTENFVDGFMIGRCIMSNPLFLLEIDSTFYKEKLGFNYDNLINILIDYAYKEINKGVPLRVIVQPMLNLFKGFPGAGLWRRMLSDTVSLSNNNPGLISAAWNVICRKSPFCKI, encoded by the coding sequence GTGGAAAATATTAATAGGGATGCTTGGAAATTTTGCGTTGCTCCTATGCTAGGAGTAACTAATAGACATTGCCGTTTTCTTTATAGATGTTTAAATCCACATATTCGTTTATATACGGAGATGATTACTACTGCTACTTTAATGAGAAGTAAAGATATCTTTTCTAGACACTTGGTTTTTGATGAGTCTCAGCATCCTATTGCTCTTCAGTTGGGAGGTAATGATCCTGTAGATTTAGCAAAATCAGCTCTTATCGGAGAGAAGTGTGGGTATGACGAGATTAATATAAATTGTGGATGTCCATCAAATAGAGTTTTAAATGGTTCGTTTGGTGCACATCTAATGAAAGATGTTAATTTAGTAGTAGATTGTTTAAAAGCTATAATGGATTCTGTTAGTATTCCTGTTTCAATAAAACATCGTATTGGGATAGATTATGCTGATTCTTATCAATTTGTTAGGGATTTTGTTGGCAGAATCTATGATGCTGGTTGTAATGTATTCATAGTTCATGCAAGAAATGCTGTTTTAAACGGTCTTTCTCCAAAAAAGAATAGAGATATTCCTCCCTTAAAATACGATTATGTGTACAACTTAAAAAAAGATTTTCCAGATGCGGTAATTGTTTTAAATGGAGGTATATGCAATATAAATTCTATAATAGACACAGAAAATTTTGTTGATGGTTTTATGATTGGACGTTGCATTATGTCTAACCCACTTTTTTTATTAGAAATAGATTCTACTTTTTACAAAGAAAAACTTGGATTTAATTATGATAATCTAATAAATATTTTGATTGATTATGCTTATAAGGAAATAAACAAAGGGGTACCACTTCGTGTTATAGTTCAACCAATGCTGAATTTGTTTAAAGGTTTTCCTGGTGCTGGTTTGTGGCGCAGAATGTTATCTGACACAGTATCTTTATCAAATAATAACCCAGGACTAATATCTGCAGCATGGAATGTAATATGTAGAAAGTCGCCATTTTGTAAAATTTAA
- the aroC gene encoding chorismate synthase, whose amino-acid sequence MSGNSLGKLFCVTNFGESHGPAIGCVVDGCPPGMELSVSDIQNELNRRRPGTSRHVTQRQEEDKVEILSGVYNGQTTGAPIGLLIRNTDARSKDYANIEDTFRPGHADYAYWHKYGIRDPRGGGRSSARLTAPTVAAGSIAKKWLLKHKNIIVRGYMSQLGSIKIPFVSWDEIDNPFFSPNKRIVQELECYMDDLRKDGNSIGARIEIIAENLPCGLGEPIYDRLDSDIAHIMMGLNAVKGVSIGSGFDCVSQLGSIHGDEITPNGFLTNNAGGILGGISTGQDIIVSLAIKPTSSIRIVKKSVDRENKQCLVQTFGRHDPCVGIRAVPIGEAMLAIVLMDHVLRYRGQCGL is encoded by the coding sequence ATGTCTGGTAATTCTTTAGGTAAGTTATTTTGTGTAACTAATTTTGGCGAATCTCATGGTCCAGCAATTGGTTGTGTAGTTGATGGATGCCCACCTGGTATGGAGCTCAGTGTTTCTGATATTCAAAATGAGTTGAATAGACGTCGCCCTGGTACATCACGCCATGTTACTCAAAGACAAGAAGAGGATAAAGTTGAAATCTTGTCAGGAGTATATAATGGGCAAACAACCGGCGCTCCTATTGGTTTGCTTATTAGAAATACAGATGCTCGCAGTAAGGACTATGCTAATATAGAAGACACTTTTAGACCTGGCCATGCTGATTATGCATATTGGCACAAGTACGGAATTAGAGATCCTAGGGGAGGAGGAAGATCTTCAGCAAGATTAACTGCTCCTACTGTTGCTGCTGGATCAATCGCTAAAAAGTGGCTTTTAAAGCATAAAAATATTATTGTCCGTGGATACATGAGTCAATTAGGATCCATAAAAATACCTTTCGTGTCTTGGGATGAGATAGATAATCCTTTTTTTTCCCCAAATAAAAGAATAGTTCAAGAACTAGAATGTTACATGGATGATTTACGGAAAGATGGTAATTCCATTGGAGCTCGTATAGAAATAATAGCAGAGAACTTGCCATGTGGTTTGGGAGAGCCTATTTATGATAGATTGGATTCTGATATAGCTCATATAATGATGGGATTAAATGCAGTAAAGGGTGTTTCAATAGGATCTGGCTTTGATTGTGTATCTCAACTTGGATCAATACATGGTGATGAAATTACTCCTAATGGATTTCTCACTAACAATGCTGGTGGAATATTAGGTGGTATTTCAACTGGTCAAGATATTATTGTTTCTTTGGCTATTAAACCTACATCTAGTATTAGAATAGTGAAAAAATCTGTGGACAGAGAAAATAAACAATGTTTGGTGCAAACATTTGGTAGGCATGATCCTTGTGTGGGAATAAGAGCAGTTCCTATAGGAGAAGCTATGTTGGCAATAGTTCTCATGGATCATGTTTTGAGATATAGAGGTCAGTGTGGTTTATAG
- the leuC gene encoding 3-isopropylmalate dehydratase large subunit: MAKTLYDKLWDAHVVRSESDGTSLIYIDRHLLHEVTSPQAFEGLSLSSRKPWRINANLAVADHNVPTSNRDNGIDDPVSKLQVDTLDDNCERYGIVEFKMNDLRQGIVHVVGPEQGATLPGMTVVCGDSHTSTHGAIGALAFGIGTSDVEHVLATQTLLMKKNKNMLINVEGVVPEGCSAKDIILYIIGVIGTAGGTGYAIEFAGKAIYDLSVEGRMTICNMAIEAGARSGMVAVDSKTISYFKDLPFSPKGEMWDKAVEYWKSLHSDDGAMFDRIVNIDANKIQPQVTWGTSPEMVLPISAKVPNPNNEKDPVKRSSIERALDYMGLLPDTPIVDIQIDKVFIGSCTNSRIEDLRAAASVVNGRRISSNIKLAMVVPGSGLVKKQAEEEGLDKIFINAGFEWREPGCSMCLAMNSDKLNPGERCASTSNRNFEGRQGQGSRTHLLSPTMAAAAAIAGHFVDYREFYN; this comes from the coding sequence ATGGCAAAAACTCTATATGATAAACTTTGGGATGCGCATGTTGTCCGAAGCGAATCAGATGGTACTAGTTTAATTTATATTGATAGACATTTACTACACGAAGTAACTAGCCCTCAAGCTTTTGAAGGATTGTCTTTATCTAGTAGGAAACCTTGGCGTATAAATGCTAATTTAGCTGTGGCAGATCATAATGTTCCAACTAGTAATCGTGATAATGGAATAGATGATCCTGTATCTAAACTACAAGTAGACACATTAGATGATAACTGTGAAAGATACGGCATAGTTGAATTTAAAATGAATGATTTACGACAAGGAATCGTTCATGTTGTTGGTCCAGAACAAGGTGCTACATTACCAGGAATGACAGTTGTCTGCGGTGATTCTCATACCAGCACTCACGGAGCGATAGGTGCATTGGCATTTGGTATAGGAACATCAGATGTCGAACATGTTTTAGCAACTCAGACCTTATTAATGAAGAAAAATAAGAATATGCTAATAAATGTAGAAGGTGTAGTACCTGAAGGCTGTTCTGCAAAAGACATTATTCTTTATATTATTGGTGTGATAGGTACCGCTGGTGGCACAGGATATGCAATAGAGTTTGCTGGTAAGGCTATTTATGATTTGTCTGTTGAGGGCAGAATGACTATTTGCAATATGGCCATTGAGGCTGGTGCAAGATCAGGCATGGTAGCCGTAGATTCTAAGACAATAAGCTATTTTAAGGATCTGCCATTTTCTCCAAAAGGCGAGATGTGGGATAAAGCTGTAGAATACTGGAAAAGTTTGCATAGTGATGATGGGGCTATGTTCGATAGGATTGTTAATATAGATGCTAACAAAATACAACCTCAAGTAACTTGGGGAACATCTCCGGAGATGGTCCTTCCTATTAGTGCTAAAGTTCCAAATCCTAATAATGAGAAAGATCCTGTAAAAAGAAGCAGCATAGAGAGGGCTTTAGATTATATGGGACTTTTGCCAGATACACCTATAGTTGATATACAAATAGATAAGGTTTTTATAGGATCTTGCACCAATTCCAGAATCGAAGATTTACGTGCTGCAGCTTCTGTCGTTAATGGAAGGAGAATATCATCTAATATTAAATTAGCCATGGTAGTTCCGGGTTCTGGATTAGTTAAAAAGCAAGCTGAAGAAGAAGGTCTTGACAAGATCTTTATCAATGCTGGTTTTGAATGGAGAGAACCAGGTTGTTCTATGTGTTTAGCCATGAATTCTGACAAATTAAATCCTGGAGAACGTTGTGCATCGACCTCCAATCGTAATTTTGAGGGTCGTCAAGGTCAAGGTAGTAGAACTCATTTATTAAGCCCTACTATGGCGGCAGCTGCAGCAATTGCTGGTCATTTTGTAGATTATAGAGAATTTTATAATTAA
- the leuD gene encoding 3-isopropylmalate dehydratase small subunit produces the protein MQEFNVYEGLVVPLDRENVDTDLIIPKQFLKSIKRTGFGPNLFDELRYLDHGEPGMDNSKRPLNKDFVLNKDRYKGATILLTRKNFGCGSSREHAPWALTQYGFRVIIAPSYADIFFNNSFKNGLLPIVLPEDDVDSLFKSVENKVGYKIKVDLINQVVITDNANLINFDIEPFRKYCLVNGLDDISLTLQHKENIREFENIHLKKYPWLNI, from the coding sequence ATGCAAGAATTTAATGTATATGAAGGTCTAGTGGTTCCGTTAGACAGAGAGAATGTTGATACGGACCTTATTATTCCTAAGCAATTTTTAAAATCTATTAAACGTACAGGTTTTGGTCCAAATTTATTCGATGAGTTAAGATATTTGGACCATGGCGAACCAGGAATGGATAATAGTAAGCGTCCTTTAAACAAAGATTTTGTCCTTAATAAGGACAGATATAAAGGTGCTACTATACTACTGACTAGGAAAAATTTTGGTTGTGGATCAAGTAGAGAACATGCTCCTTGGGCTCTTACTCAATATGGTTTTAGAGTGATTATAGCCCCATCTTATGCTGATATCTTTTTTAATAATAGTTTTAAGAATGGTTTGTTACCTATAGTATTGCCTGAAGATGATGTAGATTCTTTGTTTAAATCAGTAGAGAATAAAGTTGGTTATAAAATCAAAGTTGACTTAATTAATCAAGTTGTTATAACAGATAACGCTAATTTGATAAATTTTGATATAGAACCATTCAGAAAATATTGTTTAGTTAATGGACTTGATGATATAAGCCTTACATTACAACATAAAGAAAATATTAGAGAGTTTGAAAATATTCATTTAAAAAAATATCCTTGGTTAAATATTTAA
- the leuB gene encoding 3-isopropylmalate dehydrogenase, translated as MTNTIAVLAGDGIGPEIVEQAVRVLSSLGLNFEMKEALVGGAAFDKFEHPLPKSTLDLAKNSHAVLFGAVGDWKYDHLPRELRPEQSILGLRKSLGLFANLRPAFLYNELSNSSTLKPEVVSGLDLLIVRELTGDVYFGTPRGVRNANDGNFIGEREGFDTMRYAESEVRRIAKLAFESAMKRRKRLCSVDKANVLETSQFWRDIVIDTAKGYPNVELSHMYIDNAAMQLVKNPCQFDVIVTGNLFGDILSDEAAMLTGSIGMLPSASLNSNNQGLYEPSHGSAPDIAGKGIANPLATILSASMLLRYSLNLSNYADLIDKAVQRVLSNGLRTADIYENGTTKVGTSEMGNAVINELRLP; from the coding sequence ATGACTAATACTATTGCTGTTTTAGCTGGTGATGGGATAGGGCCTGAGATTGTTGAGCAAGCAGTTCGTGTTTTATCATCATTAGGTTTGAACTTTGAAATGAAGGAAGCTCTTGTAGGAGGAGCCGCATTTGATAAATTTGAGCACCCTCTACCTAAGTCTACTTTGGATTTAGCAAAAAATTCTCATGCTGTGCTTTTTGGTGCTGTTGGCGACTGGAAGTATGATCACTTGCCTAGAGAGTTACGCCCGGAGCAATCAATTCTAGGTCTGCGTAAGAGCTTAGGTTTGTTTGCTAATTTAAGGCCTGCTTTTTTATATAATGAGTTGTCAAATTCATCTACCTTAAAACCTGAAGTTGTTTCTGGATTAGATTTATTGATAGTTCGTGAATTAACAGGTGATGTGTATTTTGGAACCCCTAGAGGTGTTAGAAATGCAAATGATGGTAATTTTATTGGAGAGCGAGAGGGCTTTGACACTATGCGGTATGCGGAGTCCGAGGTTCGAAGGATAGCTAAATTAGCATTTGAATCAGCAATGAAGCGTCGCAAAAGATTATGTAGTGTGGATAAAGCTAATGTTTTGGAGACTTCTCAATTTTGGAGAGACATAGTCATTGATACTGCTAAAGGGTATCCTAATGTAGAGTTATCTCATATGTATATTGATAATGCGGCTATGCAGCTTGTAAAGAACCCATGTCAATTTGACGTAATTGTTACAGGAAATCTATTTGGCGACATATTATCAGATGAGGCAGCAATGCTGACTGGATCTATAGGCATGTTACCTTCTGCTTCGTTAAATTCTAATAATCAGGGACTGTATGAACCAAGTCACGGTTCTGCTCCTGACATAGCAGGGAAAGGAATAGCAAATCCTTTAGCTACCATACTTTCTGCCTCTATGTTGTTAAGATATTCACTTAACTTATCTAATTATGCTGATTTGATAGATAAAGCAGTACAAAGGGTTTTGTCTAATGGATTGCGTACCGCTGATATTTATGAAAATGGTACCACCAAAGTAGGAACATCTGAAATGGGTAATGCTGTTATAAATGAATTAAGGTTGCCTTAA
- the asd gene encoding aspartate-semialdehyde dehydrogenase, which translates to MVQAVGLVGWRGMVGSVLMKRMRDEGDFSLIEPVFFSSSNPGANAPEWADGTGKLKDSYDIQELKKLPIIITAQGGDYTTQVHSKLRQDGWTGIWIDAASTLRMNNDAIIILDPVNRSVIDSALQKGVKDFIGGNCTVSCMLMGLAGLFNNNLIEWATSMTYQAASGGGAQHMRELLNQFGFINNSVSDLLNDPASAILEIDRKVLCLQKSSDLPQNNFGVPLGGSLIPWIDKDLGNGMSREEWKAGAETNKILGRSKSDSISIDGLCVRVGAMRCHSQALTLKLKKDIPLEEIEDIISTGTKWAKVIPNNKEETMSKLTPIAVTGTLDIPVGRLRKLSMGSKYLSAFTVGDQLLWGAAEPLRRMLRIVLEEA; encoded by the coding sequence ATGGTTCAAGCGGTCGGTTTGGTAGGATGGCGTGGAATGGTTGGTTCTGTTCTAATGAAAAGAATGAGAGATGAAGGAGATTTCTCTCTTATAGAGCCAGTTTTTTTCTCTAGTAGTAACCCTGGTGCTAATGCTCCAGAATGGGCTGATGGCACAGGAAAATTAAAAGATTCTTATGATATTCAAGAATTAAAAAAATTACCAATTATTATTACTGCCCAGGGTGGAGATTATACAACACAGGTACATAGTAAACTTAGACAAGATGGTTGGACTGGTATATGGATAGATGCTGCTAGTACCCTCAGGATGAATAATGATGCTATTATTATCCTTGATCCTGTCAATCGTTCTGTCATAGACTCTGCTTTACAAAAAGGCGTTAAAGATTTTATAGGTGGTAACTGTACTGTAAGTTGTATGCTTATGGGGTTAGCTGGATTATTTAATAATAATCTTATAGAATGGGCAACTTCAATGACTTACCAGGCAGCTTCTGGTGGTGGTGCTCAACACATGCGTGAGTTGTTGAATCAGTTTGGGTTTATAAATAATTCGGTATCTGATTTATTAAATGATCCCGCTTCGGCGATTCTTGAAATTGATAGGAAAGTTTTATGTCTTCAAAAAAGTAGTGATTTGCCGCAAAACAATTTTGGTGTTCCACTGGGCGGTAGCCTAATACCATGGATAGATAAGGATCTTGGCAATGGAATGTCTAGAGAAGAGTGGAAAGCTGGAGCTGAAACTAATAAAATTCTTGGTCGTAGCAAATCTGATTCTATAAGTATAGATGGATTATGTGTGCGTGTAGGAGCTATGAGATGTCATAGTCAAGCTCTTACATTGAAACTTAAAAAAGACATTCCATTAGAAGAAATAGAAGATATTATAAGCACCGGCACGAAATGGGCTAAAGTCATTCCTAATAATAAGGAAGAGACTATGTCAAAATTAACTCCAATTGCAGTAACTGGAACCTTAGATATTCCTGTAGGTAGACTACGAAAATTATCTATGGGATCAAAATATCTCAGTGCCTTTACAGTTGGTGATCAATTATTGTGGGGAGCTGCTGAACCTTTGCGACGTATGCTACGCATAGTTCTAGAAGAGGCGTAG
- the truA gene encoding tRNA pseudouridine(38-40) synthase TruA — protein MYRIAMCISYNGASFCGWQTQLNLCAVQDIIENALYNFSGFKKTRVVCAGRTDAGVHAVNQVIHFDTDLNREIESWVRGVNSFLPNSISVKWAQFVDNNFHARFSAISRTYFYIIYCSKVRSAIYNELVGWSFYVLDVDLMRNAIDFLVGEHDFSSFRSSQCQSKTPVRTIYNADINRKGPFIVFSITANAFLHHMIRNIVGSLIQVGRGNIDPIRIKELLLAKDRTKGFPTFSPNGLYLMNVEYPSDFHIKENCDNQIFMHF, from the coding sequence ATGTATAGAATTGCTATGTGCATTTCTTACAATGGCGCTAGTTTTTGTGGATGGCAAACTCAATTAAATCTTTGCGCAGTACAAGATATTATAGAAAATGCTTTGTATAATTTCTCTGGGTTTAAAAAAACCAGAGTGGTTTGCGCCGGACGTACTGATGCAGGGGTTCATGCTGTTAATCAGGTTATACATTTTGATACAGATTTAAACAGGGAAATTGAATCTTGGGTCAGAGGTGTTAATTCTTTTCTACCCAATTCTATTTCTGTAAAATGGGCTCAGTTTGTAGATAATAATTTCCATGCCCGTTTTAGCGCTATATCTAGAACATATTTCTATATTATATATTGTTCTAAAGTAAGATCAGCTATTTATAATGAATTGGTTGGATGGAGCTTCTATGTTTTGGATGTTGATTTGATGAGAAATGCTATTGATTTTTTGGTAGGAGAACATGATTTTAGCAGCTTCAGGTCATCACAGTGCCAGTCTAAAACTCCTGTTAGAACCATTTATAATGCTGACATTAATAGAAAAGGACCATTTATAGTTTTTAGTATAACGGCTAATGCTTTTCTTCACCATATGATTCGTAATATAGTAGGCTCATTAATTCAGGTTGGAAGAGGGAATATAGATCCTATTCGAATTAAAGAGCTATTATTGGCTAAAGATAGAACAAAAGGTTTTCCAACTTTTTCTCCTAATGGGTTGTACTTAATGAACGTTGAATATCCATCTGATTTTCACATAAAGGAAAATTGTGATAATCAAATTTTTATGCATTTCTAG